A genomic region of Thermocrinis sp. contains the following coding sequences:
- a CDS encoding ABC transporter permease, giving the protein MGLRFACTVIAIFVALALFADFVAPYPYDLQNRQAPYHPPTRIHFFKDGRITLPFVHKYELKDPLFKIYEESELTCRIKVFGKTPYGFKLFSVEEPCKLYLFGTDKLGRDVFSRLLYGARVSMIIGFVGVLTTFILGSVIGGVSGFLGGKVDTTIMRLVEVLLSIPTFYLMLSLRSVFPLNMGSFELFLAIVFILSFVGWAGLARVIRGMVLSLREKEFVYAAKTYGAGTFRILFKHILPNTYYYLIVSATLSFPGFILGESALSLLGLGVQDPVPSWGNMLSEARNIPLISAYPWILTPGVALFLVVFSFNLLGDQLLKRQR; this is encoded by the coding sequence GTGGGACTAAGGTTCGCATGTACGGTAATTGCTATCTTCGTTGCTTTAGCTCTTTTTGCAGATTTTGTAGCTCCTTATCCTTACGATCTTCAAAACAGACAGGCACCATACCATCCCCCTACGCGTATTCACTTTTTCAAGGATGGCAGGATTACCTTACCCTTTGTTCATAAATATGAGCTAAAAGACCCACTCTTTAAGATATACGAAGAGAGCGAGCTAACCTGTAGGATCAAAGTCTTTGGTAAGACTCCCTACGGTTTTAAGTTGTTTTCCGTAGAAGAGCCTTGTAAGCTCTACCTTTTTGGCACGGACAAGCTGGGAAGGGATGTGTTTTCAAGATTGCTGTATGGCGCCCGCGTTTCTATGATAATAGGATTTGTGGGTGTTTTGACTACGTTTATTCTTGGTTCTGTTATAGGTGGTGTGTCTGGCTTTTTAGGTGGCAAGGTGGATACTACTATCATGAGACTTGTGGAAGTGCTCTTGTCCATTCCAACCTTTTACCTTATGCTTTCCCTTAGGTCTGTGTTTCCTTTAAACATGGGCAGCTTTGAGCTTTTCTTGGCTATAGTCTTTATCCTTTCTTTCGTTGGATGGGCTGGACTGGCAAGGGTTATAAGGGGTATGGTGCTCTCTCTTAGAGAAAAAGAGTTTGTTTATGCGGCTAAAACCTACGGGGCAGGCACTTTCCGCATACTTTTTAAACACATCCTCCCAAACACGTATTACTATCTTATCGTCTCCGCCACGCTATCCTTTCCAGGGTTTATACTTGGTGAATCTGCTCTGAGCCTTTTGGGCTTGGGAGTGCAGGATCCAGTGCCAAGCTGGGGAAACATGCTATCGGAAGCCAGAAACATTCCACTCATAAGCGCCTATCCTTGGATATTAACTCCGGGCGTTGCTCTATTTTTGGTAGTTTTCTCCTTCAACCTGCTCGGAGATCAACTACTTAAAAGACAAAGATGA
- a CDS encoding dihydroorotate dehydrogenase electron transfer subunit: MKELICKVIKNQKVGPYTYLMELEFLNTEAIKPGHFLMIRAWNGLDPLSRRAFAVADKRKDSVSIYYDVVGKGTALMSKLREGESIRVLGPLGKRLFPMDGQKHLLLGGGIGLSGLSLLAKELRDLGKEVFVCYGARNSEGLSMKEWLKESGLSFRIFTDDGSEGERGSVLDALKDFDKDWIVHACGPMGMLRALQRMLEGRKVYLSLEAPMACGWGVCLGCVVRSKNGEFLRVCYDGPVFDAEEVVL, translated from the coding sequence ATGAAGGAATTAATTTGTAAAGTCATAAAAAACCAAAAGGTTGGACCTTACACCTATCTAATGGAGTTGGAGTTTCTCAACACAGAAGCCATAAAGCCTGGACACTTTTTGATGATAAGAGCTTGGAACGGTTTAGATCCGCTTTCAAGAAGAGCTTTTGCGGTGGCAGACAAAAGAAAAGACAGCGTGAGTATATACTACGACGTGGTAGGCAAAGGCACAGCCCTTATGAGCAAGCTAAGAGAAGGTGAAAGCATCAGAGTTTTAGGACCATTGGGGAAAAGGCTTTTCCCAATGGATGGGCAAAAGCACCTTCTCTTAGGAGGTGGTATAGGTCTTTCTGGGCTATCTCTTTTGGCAAAAGAGTTAAGAGACCTTGGAAAAGAGGTTTTTGTATGCTACGGAGCGAGAAACTCCGAAGGGCTTTCTATGAAGGAATGGCTCAAAGAGAGTGGTTTAAGTTTTAGGATCTTTACGGACGATGGCAGTGAAGGGGAAAGGGGCTCTGTTTTGGATGCTCTAAAGGACTTTGATAAAGACTGGATAGTGCATGCGTGCGGTCCAATGGGTATGCTAAGAGCTCTACAGCGTATGTTGGAGGGTAGAAAAGTTTATCTTTCCTTAGAGGCTCCCATGGCCTGTGGCTGGGGTGTGTGCCTTGGTTGTGTGGTCAGATCCAAAAATGGTGAGTTCTTGAGAGTATGCTACGATGGTCCGGTTTTTGACGCAGAGGAGGTAGTGCTTTAA
- a CDS encoding riboflavin synthase, which yields MFSGLVEEVGIVEELKLLSGGAKLTIRSTLGDIKIGDSIAVNGVCLTVVDTHKGTISFDLSQETLSRSNLKLLKKGDPVNLERALRVGDRIGGHFLQGHVDFTSKVLLFSQRGSHWELKTHIPEEYREYVVEKGSIGIDGISLTINYVEQDAVSINIIPHTYEKTNLKHRKAGDLVNVELDILGKYVINYVKLITKDRKLEKLWRDFWG from the coding sequence ATGTTCTCTGGTTTGGTGGAAGAAGTGGGAATAGTGGAGGAGCTAAAGCTCCTTTCGGGCGGAGCCAAGCTCACTATTAGAAGCACGCTGGGGGATATAAAAATCGGCGACAGCATAGCAGTTAATGGAGTTTGCTTGACAGTAGTAGATACACACAAAGGCACCATCAGCTTTGACCTATCCCAAGAAACACTAAGCAGGAGCAACCTAAAGCTTTTAAAAAAGGGAGATCCGGTAAATCTTGAAAGAGCTCTAAGGGTAGGGGACAGGATAGGAGGACACTTTCTTCAGGGACACGTGGATTTTACTTCAAAGGTCCTGCTCTTTTCCCAAAGGGGCTCCCACTGGGAATTAAAAACACACATACCAGAAGAATACAGAGAGTATGTAGTAGAGAAAGGCTCCATAGGAATAGATGGTATAAGTCTGACGATAAACTACGTGGAGCAAGATGCAGTAAGTATAAACATAATACCCCACACTTACGAAAAAACGAACTTAAAACACAGAAAAGCTGGAGACCTTGTTAACGTGGAGTTGGACATCTTGGGAAAGTACGTGATAAACTACGTAAAGCTTATAACCAAGGACAGGAAATTAGAAAAGCTTTGGAGGGATTTTTGGGGTTAA
- the flgK gene encoding flagellar hook-associated protein FlgK, with amino-acid sequence MGRALRVRSFHLVGQRNAQLSLVSSLDEKIKNNNRVEDLFQEFTQGLGSLEYINGFFSSYQDLMKNPTNEGARSKLVNSAGSLVSYLKDRKRNLDSVFNSIDYSMRQAIDRVNTITKKLAKLNQEILTLYAQTYARGQDYKNILDERDRLLKGLSEYINVRVQEDDIGRIMVETSKGFVLVEDKFNWELYYDGSNKLVYWKSKDGTQVNISNEISGGRIKGLLDSYADLQNYQNRLDQLAKKLISEVKVPVRTGTTEYYWTLNYANPTDQLGVSGSLTLQGSSTVVINYNSTDTLTDLANAINTSGAGFTASVITNPDGTYTLRITSSNPSYVIEDSKGMVGARVFQGAGIGDISVDSNLALYLSNLDYSKADEFNDFSRSWWDHSKEIYQSLTNSVATNLNEYKRQYDIESNVLNSIEAKLRELQGVSIDREFMEVFQLQRSYQALAKVVSALDELLQTTLNMV; translated from the coding sequence TTGGGGCGAGCTTTAAGGGTCAGAAGTTTTCATCTTGTTGGACAAAGAAACGCCCAACTTTCCTTAGTTTCATCTCTTGATGAGAAGATAAAGAACAACAACAGAGTAGAGGACCTCTTCCAAGAATTTACGCAGGGTTTGGGAAGTCTGGAATACATAAACGGGTTTTTTAGCAGTTATCAGGACCTTATGAAAAATCCAACCAACGAAGGAGCAAGGTCCAAGTTGGTTAATTCCGCTGGATCTTTGGTTAGCTACTTGAAGGACAGAAAGAGGAACCTAGATAGTGTATTCAATTCTATAGACTACAGCATGCGCCAAGCCATAGATAGGGTAAATACAATAACCAAAAAACTCGCCAAGCTAAACCAGGAAATATTAACGCTCTATGCCCAAACGTATGCAAGGGGACAGGACTACAAAAATATTCTGGACGAAAGGGATAGGCTTTTAAAAGGGCTTTCGGAGTATATCAACGTCAGGGTCCAAGAGGACGATATAGGAAGGATAATGGTAGAAACATCCAAAGGTTTTGTTTTAGTTGAAGACAAATTCAATTGGGAGCTTTATTATGATGGGTCTAACAAGTTAGTTTATTGGAAATCAAAGGATGGCACGCAGGTTAATATATCCAACGAAATATCGGGAGGCAGGATAAAAGGTCTTTTGGATTCTTATGCCGATCTACAAAACTATCAAAATAGGCTTGATCAGCTTGCCAAAAAGCTCATAAGCGAGGTAAAAGTTCCCGTCAGGACTGGAACAACTGAATATTACTGGACATTAAACTACGCTAATCCTACAGACCAACTTGGAGTGTCCGGTAGCCTAACATTGCAGGGAAGTTCTACGGTGGTGATAAACTACAACTCTACGGATACGCTTACCGATTTAGCCAATGCTATAAACACTTCCGGTGCGGGCTTTACCGCCAGTGTTATAACCAACCCAGACGGAACTTACACTTTGCGAATAACTTCTTCTAATCCATCCTACGTTATAGAGGATAGCAAAGGAATGGTTGGAGCAAGGGTTTTTCAGGGTGCAGGGATAGGAGATATTAGTGTGGATTCTAACCTAGCTTTATACCTTTCCAACTTGGATTACTCAAAGGCGGACGAATTTAACGATTTTTCAAGGTCTTGGTGGGATCACTCTAAGGAAATATATCAAAGCCTTACCAACTCTGTAGCCACAAACCTAAATGAATATAAAAGGCAGTACGATATAGAAAGCAACGTGCTCAATTCTATAGAAGCGAAGCTGCGGGAGCTTCAGGGGGTTTCCATAGACAGGGAGTTTATGGAGGTCTTCCAGCTTCAAAGAAGCTATCAGGCTTTGGCAAAGGTGGTAAGTGCTTTGGATGAGCTTTTACAGACCACTTTAAACATGGTTTGA
- the flgL gene encoding flagellar hook-associated protein FlgL has protein sequence MRVPDNLLFSIFQDQEARIKKVLSEKTLDIATGRRVRALSDDPSTTYNVIQLKSEIAQLSQHSQNRLFADTNLTYADFTLGKMEDTIKRLYAEIIRIKNSATISSDQLIAMAEGFNQSIRQLLDRVNEKLGQNYIFGGNALTVKPFDENTLNYQAGAGDFKVWISENSKVSVFLEGGRVFKTNLYVSRATFNSPTDSFSSAGSITIKIGANTYTINYGGAGEPQSIQELANYINSNLGDGIQAFVSTNPNGTYSLALSTKDLSADMEFVSITGDFSTGFDNPNILQAIKRVKDKLENGIYPDEFDLFSINRSYDIVAMRRSEVGYVLNVVKNLQPTQENLDLVLKKQKSDLEDADIPESMMEYTRYRMAYEALMRIVADQKDLTILRYI, from the coding sequence ATGAGGGTGCCAGACAACTTGCTATTTTCAATCTTTCAGGACCAAGAGGCAAGAATAAAGAAGGTACTGTCAGAAAAGACTCTAGATATTGCCACTGGAAGAAGGGTAAGAGCTCTTTCGGATGATCCTTCAACCACCTATAATGTCATTCAATTAAAGAGCGAAATAGCCCAATTGTCTCAACACTCACAAAACAGACTTTTTGCAGACACAAACCTTACCTATGCCGATTTTACCTTGGGGAAGATGGAGGATACGATAAAAAGGCTCTATGCAGAAATAATAAGAATAAAAAACAGCGCCACCATCTCTTCAGACCAACTCATCGCAATGGCTGAGGGCTTTAATCAATCTATAAGACAGCTCCTGGACAGAGTTAACGAAAAGTTGGGTCAAAACTACATCTTTGGTGGCAACGCTTTAACCGTCAAACCTTTTGACGAAAACACTCTAAATTACCAAGCAGGAGCTGGGGATTTTAAAGTGTGGATCTCCGAAAACTCAAAGGTTTCTGTATTCCTTGAAGGAGGAAGAGTGTTTAAAACTAACCTTTATGTATCACGAGCAACCTTTAACTCACCTACGGATAGCTTCTCTTCTGCTGGAAGCATAACCATAAAAATTGGAGCAAACACCTATACCATAAACTATGGAGGAGCTGGAGAGCCCCAAAGCATTCAAGAGCTAGCAAACTATATAAACTCTAACTTGGGGGATGGAATCCAAGCTTTCGTATCAACAAACCCAAATGGGACATACTCTTTGGCTTTATCAACAAAGGACCTAAGCGCAGACATGGAGTTTGTTAGTATAACCGGCGACTTTTCCACAGGTTTTGATAATCCTAACATCTTACAGGCGATAAAACGTGTCAAAGATAAGCTTGAAAATGGCATATATCCAGATGAGTTTGACCTTTTTTCTATAAACAGAAGCTACGATATTGTTGCAATGAGAAGATCAGAGGTAGGGTATGTTCTGAATGTTGTAAAAAACTTACAACCCACTCAGGAAAACCTTGATTTGGTCCTTAAAAAGCAAAAATCCGATCTTGAGGATGCAGATATACCAGAAAGCATGATGGAATACACAAGATACAGAATGGCTTACGAAGCCCTTATGCGTATCGTGGCAGACCAAAAGGACCTAACGATTTTAAGGTACATATAA
- a CDS encoding biotin--[acetyl-CoA-carboxylase] ligase, with translation MLWFDEVSSTQDILKGGRFPFGTVVVANRQSKGRGRFGRVWYSQEGGLYLSLLLSATEFNEILPLPLVVGYSMLLMLEKEGFSPMLKWVNDVYIKGKKVCGVLVERSMDRLIVGIGVNLNQRELPAHLNAVSLYMLSSRTSDKRAFLLDFLDIFNKVLEEYIKSGFKSFKDRIKEKLLFFGQEVVVQSDTATAGIFEDIDWDGGLLLRTADGIVKFTAGEVSLRGLYVP, from the coding sequence ATGCTGTGGTTTGATGAAGTGTCTTCAACGCAGGACATTTTGAAAGGGGGAAGATTTCCTTTTGGAACGGTTGTGGTAGCAAACAGGCAAAGCAAGGGTAGGGGTAGGTTTGGAAGGGTTTGGTACTCTCAGGAGGGCGGACTTTACCTTAGCCTTTTGCTAAGCGCTACGGAGTTTAACGAGATCCTTCCTCTTCCTTTGGTTGTTGGCTATTCCATGCTGCTGATGCTTGAAAAAGAAGGCTTTAGCCCAATGCTAAAGTGGGTAAATGACGTTTATATAAAAGGAAAGAAGGTTTGTGGTGTGCTGGTGGAAAGGTCCATGGATAGGCTGATAGTTGGAATAGGAGTAAATTTAAATCAGAGAGAACTTCCAGCACATCTAAACGCTGTCTCCCTTTACATGCTAAGTAGCAGGACGTCTGACAAAAGGGCTTTTCTCCTGGATTTTTTGGACATTTTCAATAAGGTTTTAGAAGAATACATAAAGTCTGGTTTTAAAAGCTTTAAAGACCGCATAAAGGAAAAGCTGTTGTTTTTTGGGCAGGAGGTGGTAGTTCAATCTGACACAGCCACAGCGGGTATCTTTGAGGACATAGATTGGGATGGGGGCTTACTGCTTAGAACCGCTGACGGCATAGTTAAATTTACCGCTGGAGAGGTAAGTTTAAGAGGCTTATATGTACCTTAA
- the pgeF gene encoding peptidoglycan editing factor PgeF — MHTKEHTALKRAWITIRYKNSLAGLKLYQPEDKVFTLKQIHSDRVVYLEKEWHSEGDAIITTRKNFPIGVRTADCVPMAFLGKEAVGVVHAGWRGIKANIVEKFLEKFLKIEEAPLVFVGPSAKACCYEVGKEFEESFIFLHHKNGKLFLDTQLEVLHRLKNFGVKRIITYNQCTICTEKFPSYRRDKTSQRMLLFALLEA, encoded by the coding sequence ATGCATACGAAGGAGCACACAGCGCTCAAAAGAGCTTGGATAACCATTAGATACAAAAACTCTCTTGCAGGTCTCAAGCTTTACCAACCAGAAGATAAAGTTTTTACTCTTAAGCAAATACATTCAGATAGGGTAGTTTATTTAGAGAAAGAATGGCATTCAGAAGGGGACGCTATAATCACGACTAGAAAAAACTTTCCCATAGGTGTAAGAACCGCAGACTGCGTGCCTATGGCTTTTTTGGGTAAAGAAGCTGTGGGAGTGGTGCATGCGGGCTGGAGGGGTATAAAGGCTAACATAGTAGAGAAGTTTTTGGAGAAGTTTCTCAAAATAGAAGAGGCTCCGTTGGTTTTTGTAGGCCCCTCAGCAAAAGCGTGCTGTTATGAAGTGGGAAAAGAGTTTGAAGAAAGCTTTATTTTCCTTCACCACAAAAATGGCAAGCTTTTTCTGGACACTCAGCTGGAAGTGTTGCACAGATTAAAAAACTTTGGAGTAAAAAGAATAATCACCTACAATCAATGCACCATATGCACTGAAAAGTTTCCCTCCTACAGAAGGGATAAAACATCCCAAAGAATGCTACTTTTTGCTTTGCTTGAGGCATGA
- the proC gene encoding pyrroline-5-carboxylate reductase encodes MQIGIIGFGNMGSALGEGLSKVWEVIAFDVDSSKSDRALELGIGWASSLDFLIRNSQFILLAVKPKDAGKVLESLKGKLEDKVLVSIVAGLSLKKIEGILGQEKIIRCMPNLAVVVGKGTMAYTCNQLVSEQEERQFCEGFSQCGSLYKIDEGLMDAFTAIAGSGPAFVMKFISALCLAGVREGFSYNQAKDIVLSTIEGTLHMLKTFGGHPEEWISKVASPAGTTVEGLKVLEESGFSGILMECIRRSTQRSKELG; translated from the coding sequence ATGCAGATAGGAATAATTGGCTTTGGAAACATGGGTAGTGCCTTAGGGGAGGGGTTAAGCAAGGTTTGGGAAGTTATAGCTTTTGACGTGGATAGCTCTAAGTCGGATAGGGCTTTAGAACTTGGCATTGGTTGGGCAAGCAGTTTGGATTTTCTAATAAGAAACTCTCAGTTTATCCTACTGGCGGTAAAGCCAAAGGATGCAGGAAAAGTTTTGGAAAGTCTAAAAGGAAAGCTAGAGGATAAGGTTTTGGTAAGCATAGTGGCTGGGCTTTCTCTCAAAAAGATAGAGGGTATCTTGGGGCAAGAAAAGATAATAAGGTGTATGCCAAACCTTGCGGTGGTGGTTGGAAAGGGCACGATGGCTTACACTTGCAACCAACTTGTTAGTGAGCAAGAAGAAAGACAGTTTTGCGAGGGCTTTTCTCAGTGTGGAAGCTTGTATAAGATAGATGAAGGTTTGATGGATGCCTTCACTGCCATTGCAGGTTCAGGTCCTGCCTTTGTGATGAAGTTTATTTCTGCCCTTTGCCTTGCGGGTGTGAGAGAGGGTTTTAGCTACAATCAAGCAAAGGACATAGTTTTAAGCACCATAGAGGGGACTTTGCACATGCTCAAAACCTTTGGGGGACACCCAGAAGAGTGGATAAGCAAAGTTGCCTCTCCTGCTGGGACCACGGTAGAAGGCTTAAAAGTCTTAGAAGAGAGCGGTTTTTCTGGTATATTGATGGAATGCATACGAAGGAGCACACAGCGCTCAAAAGAGCTTGGATAA
- the gltA gene encoding NADPH-dependent glutamate synthase, with translation MPVRIRYEDRNQESLLPPKERVSTFKEYALGYSVSVALDEAQRCLLCKDADQRCIKACPAGIDIPGFIKEIAQGNLVNAYKKIIESNPFPSICGRVCPQEKQCEGSCILHYDVVRNRKNKGLAVGIGNLEKFVGDFIRISGLDLEERNEPTGKRVAVVGAGPAGLTCAYELAKLGHSVDVFEALPKAGGVMTYGIPNARLDRSVIEWELKRLEKLGVRFFFGWVVGRTISLKELLEKYDAVFLGVGAGRGSLGIKGDTLKGVYSAIEVLTRVGLLMANQFPQSSTPIDLGKRTAIIGGGFTAVDCAITALRLGVETHVLYRRTRETSSARDEEWDHVAEEGAIIHWLTQPIEILGDSRGRVVGVKCIKMELGEPDESGRPKPVPVPNSEHVIECDSVIFAIGQKANPIAYQDLEGLELTRWRTIKVDKNFRTSVKGLFAGGDVVNGGDTVVRAISHGKKAAKAIHEYIMEVLR, from the coding sequence ATGCCAGTAAGAATACGATATGAGGATAGAAACCAAGAATCCTTACTCCCACCAAAGGAGAGGGTAAGCACTTTTAAAGAGTATGCTCTTGGATACTCTGTATCCGTTGCTTTGGATGAAGCGCAAAGGTGTCTTCTTTGCAAAGATGCAGATCAAAGGTGCATAAAGGCTTGTCCTGCTGGTATTGACATACCGGGGTTTATAAAAGAGATAGCCCAAGGAAACTTAGTGAATGCTTACAAAAAGATCATAGAGTCTAATCCCTTTCCTTCCATCTGTGGAAGGGTTTGTCCTCAGGAAAAACAGTGTGAAGGCTCTTGTATACTCCACTACGACGTGGTAAGAAACAGAAAGAACAAGGGCTTAGCGGTAGGTATAGGGAACTTGGAAAAGTTTGTGGGAGATTTTATCAGAATCTCTGGTTTGGACTTGGAAGAAAGGAACGAGCCAACGGGAAAAAGGGTAGCGGTGGTGGGAGCGGGACCTGCGGGTCTAACCTGTGCCTATGAACTTGCAAAGCTTGGACACAGCGTGGATGTGTTTGAAGCTCTTCCAAAGGCTGGCGGTGTGATGACCTACGGCATACCAAATGCAAGGCTTGACAGAAGCGTTATAGAATGGGAGCTAAAGAGGTTGGAAAAACTTGGTGTGCGTTTTTTCTTTGGTTGGGTAGTAGGAAGGACGATAAGCCTGAAGGAGCTTCTTGAAAAATACGATGCGGTTTTTTTAGGTGTAGGAGCAGGAAGGGGAAGCCTTGGCATCAAAGGAGACACCTTAAAAGGCGTGTATTCAGCTATAGAGGTTTTAACAAGGGTAGGGCTTTTGATGGCAAATCAGTTTCCCCAATCTTCCACACCAATAGACCTTGGCAAGAGGACCGCCATAATAGGTGGGGGCTTTACCGCAGTGGATTGTGCCATAACAGCTCTGAGGCTTGGAGTAGAAACTCACGTGCTTTACAGAAGAACAAGGGAAACCTCTTCCGCAAGGGACGAAGAGTGGGACCACGTAGCGGAAGAAGGAGCTATAATACACTGGCTCACCCAACCTATAGAAATACTGGGAGACAGCAGGGGAAGGGTGGTGGGTGTTAAGTGCATAAAGATGGAGTTGGGAGAGCCAGACGAAAGCGGAAGGCCAAAACCTGTGCCCGTTCCAAACTCTGAGCACGTAATAGAGTGCGATTCTGTGATCTTTGCCATAGGCCAAAAGGCCAATCCTATAGCTTACCAAGACTTAGAAGGTTTAGAACTAACCCGTTGGAGAACCATTAAAGTAGATAAAAACTTTAGAACCAGTGTAAAGGGTCTCTTTGCAGGGGGGGATGTGGTGAACGGAGGGGACACGGTGGTAAGAGCCATATCCCACGGTAAAAAAGCGGCAAAAGCTATACACGAATACATAATGGAGGTTTTACGATGA
- a CDS encoding DUF4878 domain-containing protein, which produces MKRIVLILALVLVGFFVFRGCGTSPEEASKDTVKEFMSAIREGEGKEAVKLLYPPFRDALVQDVKLPIQITEMKPSELLACALSSMGENVKKVKIIDVKKIDDKHAEVLVKVIDKNGVEKLFWFITIKDEKSWKIASISNVK; this is translated from the coding sequence ATGAAGAGAATAGTCCTAATACTTGCGCTGGTGTTGGTAGGCTTCTTTGTTTTTAGGGGTTGTGGCACGAGCCCAGAGGAAGCGTCCAAGGATACCGTCAAGGAGTTTATGTCTGCCATAAGGGAAGGAGAAGGCAAAGAAGCTGTTAAGTTGCTATACCCACCCTTTAGGGATGCTTTAGTGCAAGATGTAAAACTACCTATACAGATCACTGAGATGAAACCTTCAGAACTTTTGGCTTGCGCCCTTAGTTCTATGGGAGAAAATGTAAAGAAAGTAAAGATAATAGACGTTAAGAAGATAGACGATAAGCACGCTGAGGTGTTGGTTAAAGTCATAGATAAAAATGGTGTGGAAAAGCTCTTTTGGTTTATAACCATAAAGGATGAGAAGAGCTGGAAGATAGCCAGTATCTCCAATGTTAAATGA
- a CDS encoding glycosyltransferase family 9 protein — translation MKVLIWQTAFLGDVVLATSLLRILERRSYRVGFVGRPFIVELLKGYNVELIPFNKGFWESFRIISQIKHYDAVISVHRSMRTALILYLSRIPLRIGFDRSELSVLYTHKVPHRWEMHEVERNAQLLKPLGIVPKKDELYPKLFVDETEVRKVKEKFNLPEDYVVFSPFSNFPLKEWHIDHWVELSRAIGKEVVVVGTKRDEERSKSFKDNAINLVGKTSLREFMAVLSKAKLVVSCDSSAVHIANALGVPALTIYTATAPIYGFYPLRGAYITPQVECSPCSPNPKRCKVGTYECVKSVSVEKVLSLCQTLITD, via the coding sequence ATGAAAGTTTTAATCTGGCAGACTGCCTTTCTTGGGGATGTGGTATTGGCAACATCCCTTCTTCGCATCCTTGAAAGAAGATCTTACAGAGTAGGTTTTGTAGGAAGACCTTTTATAGTTGAGCTTTTGAAGGGATACAATGTAGAACTCATACCCTTTAACAAGGGATTTTGGGAATCATTTAGGATAATCAGTCAGATAAAGCATTACGATGCAGTAATTTCTGTTCATAGGTCTATGCGCACTGCTCTGATACTTTACCTTTCTCGCATACCCTTAAGGATAGGATTTGACAGGTCGGAGCTTTCTGTTTTGTACACCCACAAAGTTCCACACAGGTGGGAAATGCACGAGGTAGAAAGAAATGCACAGCTTCTAAAACCCCTTGGAATAGTCCCAAAAAAAGACGAGCTTTACCCAAAGCTGTTTGTGGATGAGACGGAGGTTAGAAAGGTTAAGGAAAAGTTTAACCTTCCGGAGGATTACGTGGTTTTTTCTCCTTTTTCCAACTTTCCCTTAAAGGAATGGCACATAGACCACTGGGTAGAACTTTCAAGGGCTATTGGTAAAGAGGTTGTGGTAGTGGGCACCAAAAGGGACGAGGAAAGGTCAAAAAGCTTTAAGGATAACGCAATAAACTTAGTAGGCAAAACTTCTTTGCGGGAGTTTATGGCTGTTTTATCCAAAGCTAAGCTTGTTGTATCCTGCGATTCTTCAGCCGTCCATATTGCAAATGCTTTAGGCGTGCCAGCCTTAACCATCTACACAGCCACAGCTCCCATATACGGCTTCTATCCACTAAGAGGTGCATACATCACACCACAAGTTGAATGCTCTCCCTGCTCACCCAATCCAAAGAGGTGTAAGGTTGGCACTTATGAGTGCGTCAAGTCAGTTAGCGTAGAAAAAGTCCTTTCCCTATGCCAAACTCTGATAACCGACTGA